From Sediminibacterium sp. TEGAF015, a single genomic window includes:
- the rho gene encoding transcription termination factor Rho, with protein MYDILQLNDMLLPELMDIAENLKITGAKKLDKQGLIYKILDSQAVQESTAKEGGAPKKAGRPKKAVNIKTSTGSTEEAEVMQDAPVVAEPLSQEKAAPKREDARQGRPVKKAVHNKKGPGPRPRIENQEVEGVKTEESGEIDPTANIAAAIIQTLEASENNGDQAQAPETSLQQERPRHQHQPKKEPAFNIEFEGIIPGEGVLEMMPDGYGFLRSSDYNYLSSPDDVYVSPSQIKLFGLKTGDTVTGSVRPPKEGEKYFALLKVDFINGKRPDEVRDRVPFDYLTPLFPFEKLNLFTSPSNYSTRIIDLFTPIGKGQRGLIVAQPKVGKTMLLKEVANAIAANHPEVYLMVVLIDERPEEVTDMERSVNAEVIASTFDEPAEKHVKVSSIALQKAKRLVECGHDVVILLDSITRLARAHNTVAPSSGKVLSGGVEANALLKPKQFFGAARKIENGGSLTILATALVETGSKMDEVIFEEFKGTGNMELQLERKLANKRIFPAIDLVGSSTRRDDLLLDKEVLQRMNILRVFLNDMNSEEAMNELLKRMRGTKNNEEFLASMNR; from the coding sequence ATGTATGACATTCTTCAGTTAAATGACATGCTATTGCCAGAACTAATGGATATAGCTGAAAATTTAAAAATTACCGGAGCTAAAAAATTAGACAAACAAGGATTAATTTATAAGATCCTTGACTCTCAAGCGGTGCAGGAAAGTACAGCAAAAGAAGGTGGTGCCCCTAAAAAAGCCGGAAGACCTAAAAAAGCTGTTAATATTAAAACCTCAACTGGCTCAACCGAAGAAGCGGAAGTGATGCAGGACGCACCTGTTGTTGCCGAACCTCTTTCACAAGAAAAAGCAGCGCCCAAAAGAGAAGATGCCCGTCAAGGTCGCCCGGTTAAAAAAGCGGTTCACAATAAAAAAGGACCAGGTCCAAGACCTCGCATAGAAAATCAGGAAGTAGAAGGAGTAAAGACCGAAGAATCCGGCGAAATTGATCCAACAGCCAATATTGCTGCTGCCATTATTCAGACATTAGAAGCCAGTGAAAACAATGGCGATCAGGCACAGGCGCCCGAGACTTCTTTACAACAGGAACGCCCAAGACACCAGCATCAGCCTAAAAAAGAACCCGCTTTCAATATAGAATTTGAAGGGATTATCCCAGGGGAAGGGGTACTGGAAATGATGCCAGACGGATATGGTTTCCTTCGTTCCTCTGATTACAATTATTTGTCTTCTCCGGATGACGTATATGTTTCACCTTCTCAGATTAAATTATTCGGATTAAAAACCGGAGATACCGTTACAGGTTCTGTTCGTCCTCCGAAAGAAGGAGAAAAATATTTCGCTTTACTCAAAGTGGACTTTATCAACGGAAAGCGTCCTGATGAGGTAAGAGACAGGGTTCCTTTTGATTACCTGACTCCTTTGTTCCCGTTTGAAAAATTAAATTTATTTACTTCACCCAGCAACTATAGCACCCGTATCATCGACTTGTTCACGCCTATTGGTAAGGGACAACGTGGATTGATTGTGGCGCAACCCAAAGTGGGTAAAACCATGTTGTTGAAAGAAGTGGCCAATGCCATTGCGGCCAACCACCCAGAAGTGTATTTGATGGTTGTTCTGATTGACGAACGTCCTGAGGAAGTTACCGATATGGAGCGTAGCGTAAATGCAGAAGTAATTGCATCTACTTTTGATGAGCCTGCTGAAAAACACGTAAAAGTTTCTTCTATCGCTTTACAAAAAGCAAAACGTTTAGTAGAGTGCGGACACGATGTAGTGATTCTATTGGATTCAATTACCCGTTTGGCCAGAGCACACAATACCGTTGCTCCTTCAAGCGGTAAGGTATTGAGTGGTGGTGTGGAAGCAAACGCTTTATTGAAACCTAAACAATTCTTTGGTGCGGCACGTAAAATTGAAAACGGCGGTTCACTAACCATCCTGGCTACTGCTCTAGTAGAAACAGGTAGTAAAATGGATGAGGTAATCTTTGAAGAATTCAAGGGTACCGGTAATATGGAATTACAGCTTGAAAGAAAACTAGCCAACAAGCGTATCTTCCCTGCTATTGACTTGGTGGGTTCTTCTACCCGTCGCGACGACTTATTGTTAGACAAAGAAGTATTACAACGCATGAATATTCTTCGCGTTTTCTTAAACGATATGAATTCTGAAGAAGCGATGAACGAATTGTTGAAGCGCATGCGCGGAACCAAGAACAATGAAGAATTCTTGGCGAGTATGAATAGATAA
- a CDS encoding calcineurin-like phosphoesterase family protein, with amino-acid sequence MKRRNFLRNIGFTGGIFALPSVIAETRAAAFEKQDQLVIKGKVKSEGKGIAGVSVTDGTRVYQTNKSGDYEFVVNENADFVYISTPAGYAFTHQNHIPQFFVSVKGKRGNFSHDFVLEKLSVDDQQHNFVVWADTQMISADDCVQLKSTTVPDFKKLMQQYPANTLFHGIGCGDLVWDKFEFFKDYKEAIHMTGVPFFNVIGNHDMDLNSRTDDYSAETFKEQFGPTYYSFNRGAIHYVVLDDVFFIGTAKKYIGYFTETQLAWLERDLQFVEPGTTVVVNVHIPTFTGAPKRNKKEEDFGGTVSNRKKLYALLAPYKVHIMSGHTHFNESWEQDNIMEHNHGTVCGAWWTGPICGDGTPRGYGVYEVNGSEIKWFYKSTDKEVDHQLRIYPKGYDKNNPEELAVNIWNWDTKWKLEWLEDGVSKGAPTQRVAKDPWAVELYEGPALPQKHKFVEPTLTEHLFFIKPSTNAKKVTVRATDRFGKSFEESILL; translated from the coding sequence ATGAAACGAAGAAATTTCTTAAGAAATATAGGATTCACCGGGGGCATATTTGCTTTGCCTTCGGTGATAGCAGAAACCCGGGCCGCTGCTTTTGAAAAGCAAGACCAATTGGTTATTAAAGGCAAAGTAAAGAGTGAGGGCAAAGGAATTGCAGGAGTGAGTGTTACGGATGGTACCAGGGTTTATCAAACCAATAAAAGCGGGGACTATGAATTTGTAGTAAACGAAAACGCCGATTTTGTTTATATCAGCACGCCAGCAGGATATGCTTTTACACATCAAAATCATATCCCTCAATTTTTTGTTTCTGTAAAAGGAAAACGCGGAAACTTTTCTCATGATTTCGTTTTGGAAAAATTATCGGTGGATGATCAGCAGCACAATTTTGTTGTGTGGGCAGACACACAAATGATTTCTGCTGATGATTGTGTACAACTTAAATCCACAACTGTTCCTGATTTCAAAAAATTGATGCAGCAATATCCAGCCAATACTTTGTTTCATGGAATTGGATGTGGAGATCTGGTATGGGATAAGTTTGAATTCTTTAAGGATTATAAAGAGGCCATTCACATGACAGGTGTTCCTTTTTTTAATGTGATTGGCAATCACGATATGGATCTGAATTCCAGAACGGATGATTACTCGGCAGAAACCTTCAAAGAACAATTCGGACCCACTTATTACTCATTCAACAGAGGAGCTATACACTATGTAGTACTCGATGATGTCTTTTTTATTGGTACTGCTAAAAAATACATTGGCTACTTTACCGAAACTCAATTGGCCTGGTTAGAGAGAGATCTTCAGTTTGTTGAACCGGGTACCACTGTGGTAGTGAATGTTCACATTCCCACGTTCACTGGTGCTCCTAAAAGAAACAAAAAAGAAGAAGATTTTGGTGGAACTGTTTCCAATCGTAAAAAACTATATGCCTTATTAGCGCCGTATAAAGTGCATATCATGTCGGGCCATACGCATTTTAATGAATCGTGGGAACAAGATAATATCATGGAGCACAATCACGGAACCGTTTGTGGTGCCTGGTGGACTGGACCCATCTGTGGAGATGGTACACCAAGGGGCTACGGGGTGTATGAAGTAAATGGCAGTGAAATCAAATGGTTTTATAAAAGCACCGACAAAGAAGTCGATCATCAGCTAAGAATCTACCCGAAGGGATACGACAAGAATAATCCTGAAGAACTTGCAGTGAATATCTGGAACTGGGATACTAAATGGAAACTAGAGTGGTTGGAAGATGGTGTATCCAAAGGAGCTCCCACACAAAGAGTGGCAAAAGATCCATGGGCGGTTGAGCTGTATGAGGGCCCCGCGCTTCCGCAGAAACACAAGTTTGTAGAACCTACATTGACTGAACATTTATTTTTTATTAAGCCGTCTACTAACGCGAAAAAAGTTACAGTACGAGCAACGGATCGTTTTGGAAAATCTTTTGAAGAATCCATTCTTCTCTAA
- a CDS encoding SusD/RagB family nutrient-binding outer membrane lipoprotein, protein MKNKISITLSLLMLLFMASCTKDFESVNTDPNRVNKISPGTLLNPIIYEVSSFNMRKADDFTFGLMQDMLPFPSVAGGVHRYDITETAGNSTWSTYYRWLTNVKEMYNSAVEQKDPNYQAIAMTLNAMIYSTLTDCFGDIPMEEATKGDEGIFRPKFTTQQKVYEKIIADLDSANNLYVTTRSMIYGTDMLFANNVSSWKRFTNSLQMRLLMRLSKRTEMGTLAKLRIIIDNPVKYPVFTSNDQAAILKLSGVTPFVSPWGRAIDFTTFRAAGLFFTDNLNDFNDPRRARWLTQARNKLNNANIGYKGIPAGYAGSDNQFDYVPSNKNIALVTAPMSVVLMSYAEVELIRAELEFRNNNTAAAKAAYERGVKASVEQWGAVMPADYFTNVKAAYNNTLERIMLQKYYALYFTDFQQWFEYRRTGFPIMPVADGMLNNKVMPVRYRYPPAVQSTNTENYNQAVQAMGGDNINIKVWWEK, encoded by the coding sequence ATGAAAAATAAAATCTCTATAACACTCTCCTTGTTGATGCTTTTGTTCATGGCATCTTGTACCAAGGATTTTGAATCAGTAAACACGGATCCGAATCGTGTAAATAAAATCAGCCCAGGAACCTTATTGAATCCAATTATATATGAAGTGTCTTCTTTCAATATGCGTAAGGCAGATGATTTCACTTTTGGTTTAATGCAGGATATGCTTCCCTTTCCGAGTGTAGCAGGCGGGGTTCACCGATATGATATCACAGAGACAGCGGGTAATTCAACTTGGAGTACGTACTATCGTTGGTTAACCAATGTAAAGGAAATGTACAATTCGGCTGTTGAACAAAAAGACCCGAATTATCAGGCCATTGCGATGACCTTGAATGCTATGATTTATTCAACACTTACCGATTGCTTTGGTGATATTCCTATGGAAGAAGCCACAAAGGGCGACGAAGGAATCTTCAGGCCCAAGTTTACTACACAGCAAAAAGTGTATGAGAAAATCATTGCAGATTTAGATTCAGCCAACAATTTATACGTTACAACCCGTTCCATGATTTATGGTACAGATATGCTATTTGCCAACAATGTGAGCAGCTGGAAGCGATTTACCAACTCATTGCAGATGCGTTTGTTAATGCGTTTAAGTAAAAGAACGGAAATGGGTACCCTGGCAAAGTTGAGAATTATCATAGATAATCCTGTAAAATACCCGGTGTTTACTTCTAATGATCAGGCGGCTATTTTAAAATTATCTGGGGTAACACCATTTGTATCACCATGGGGTAGAGCCATTGACTTTACCACTTTCCGCGCAGCCGGCTTGTTCTTCACTGATAATTTGAATGACTTTAATGATCCAAGAAGAGCCAGATGGTTAACGCAAGCCAGAAACAAACTCAATAATGCCAATATTGGGTACAAAGGAATTCCAGCGGGATACGCTGGAAGCGACAATCAGTTTGACTATGTTCCTTCCAATAAAAATATTGCCTTGGTTACCGCGCCTATGTCTGTGGTATTAATGAGCTATGCAGAAGTTGAACTTATCAGAGCGGAACTAGAATTCAGAAATAATAATACAGCAGCAGCAAAAGCAGCCTATGAAAGAGGGGTGAAAGCTTCTGTTGAGCAGTGGGGTGCCGTTATGCCTGCCGACTATTTTACTAATGTAAAAGCAGCATATAACAATACTTTAGAGCGAATCATGCTGCAGAAATATTATGCTTTATACTTTACCGATTTTCAGCAGTGGTTCGAATACAGAAGAACAGGATTCCCTATAATGCCAGTGGCAGATGGTATGTTGAACAACAAAGTAATGCCAGTCAGATATCGATACCCACCAGCAGTTCAAAGCACCAATACCGAAAATTATAACCAAGCGGTACAAGCTATGGGCGGAGACAATATCAATATTAAAGTGTGGTGGGAAAAATAG
- a CDS encoding SusC/RagA family TonB-linked outer membrane protein, translating into MRNQFKSMMISLTLIMVLINTSFVFAQTTRDLTGTVLNEKGDPLQGVTVVLQNNANSSQRTTTNESGVYVVKQLTIGNKYTIKFSFVGFASTEQMITVSKNQQQLVTRMKSEAGELNEVVVTALGIKKQEKALGYAAQTMKESDVMDARSNNWVSSLSGKVAGLNLYSAGSGPGGSVRVSLRGDASMNPDGNNALIVLDGVPMNGGGTSSGVGNAYGAGSGSDVPVDFGNGISDINPDDIESITVLKGPGATALYGSRAANGALLITTKSGARKDKGIGVTVNTNASINTVLRWPDYQYEYGQGTGRGLNAAGEKYYSYGASADGASTSGTSSAFGPRFNGQLYYQYDPTVEGQSPERRPWVAQPNNIKDFWRTGSTITNNISLESGNENGSVRASLTHSKNEWIMPNTGFERVTAALSVSQKVSDKLRFVSKVNYTNKTSDNLPATGYNNQSIAYFMIFQNPNVDLSWYRPIWKKGQEQIDQVHPFSSFIDNPYLIAYEMTNGVRSNAFLANMAATYTFNSKFNLMLRSGIDFSSEIRKQQRPYSSANYLRGFYKEQNIQDYEINTDFLLSYKDKIGSDINVTASVGGNAMSTKYSRVDASVIGLVIPGVYMLSNGVGTPEVVNVARNKKVNSLYGTASFAYKNKWFVDVTGRNDWSSTLPIQNNSFFYPSINTSVILSDILRLPASISFAKLRLSAAQVGNDTDPYKTSKYYGTSPFPGSGSVPTLLHNVNFKPEISTNYEAGLDIRLFKSRLNLDLTYYSNTTRNQILEVPLDPTTGYSRAVLNAGAVRNRGIEVVLTGSIIKKKNFSWTSILTWAKNQNRVLELAEGMEGKQDIGYGGNATIQARVGGTTGDIYGFGFLRSPDGQIVYNAATGLPARPQEIQYIGSAYADWKGGIRNEFTYKNYRFSFLVDGQLGGMIYSQSHHKMMEQGKLKSSLPGREENYIIGVGVVQNPDKSYSPNTTKVLPVDYYGDYYRRANVESNSFDASYLKLREARLEYNFPKTLLGKSFFKQVSVALYGRDLFMISSFPVFDPETAALNGSTILPGVEMGQLPSSRTIGANITVKF; encoded by the coding sequence ATGAGAAACCAATTTAAATCAATGATGATTTCATTAACACTAATAATGGTGTTGATTAATACATCATTCGTATTTGCACAAACCACCAGGGATTTAACTGGTACAGTATTGAATGAAAAAGGAGATCCTTTGCAGGGGGTAACAGTGGTATTGCAGAACAATGCCAACAGCAGTCAACGAACCACCACCAATGAGAGTGGGGTTTATGTTGTAAAGCAATTAACTATTGGAAATAAATACACGATAAAATTTTCTTTTGTTGGATTTGCGTCTACTGAGCAAATGATTACTGTTTCAAAAAATCAACAGCAACTGGTTACCAGAATGAAATCGGAGGCTGGTGAGTTGAATGAAGTGGTGGTTACAGCATTGGGAATTAAAAAGCAGGAAAAAGCATTGGGCTATGCCGCACAAACGATGAAGGAATCAGATGTGATGGATGCCCGCTCTAACAACTGGGTAAGCTCTTTGTCTGGTAAGGTAGCTGGATTGAATTTGTATTCTGCGGGATCGGGACCGGGTGGTTCTGTAAGGGTTTCACTGAGGGGAGATGCTTCTATGAATCCGGATGGAAACAACGCGCTGATTGTATTAGATGGTGTACCTATGAATGGGGGTGGAACCAGTTCAGGAGTAGGCAATGCTTATGGAGCAGGATCTGGTTCAGATGTTCCCGTTGATTTTGGAAATGGGATTTCAGATATTAATCCAGATGATATTGAGAGCATCACCGTGTTGAAAGGACCAGGTGCTACTGCTTTATATGGTAGCAGAGCAGCAAATGGTGCCTTGTTAATTACTACCAAATCTGGTGCGAGAAAAGACAAGGGTATTGGTGTAACCGTAAATACAAATGCAAGCATTAACACCGTATTAAGGTGGCCTGATTATCAATATGAGTATGGTCAGGGAACTGGAAGAGGGTTAAATGCCGCCGGTGAAAAATATTATAGCTATGGGGCTTCTGCAGATGGTGCAAGCACTAGCGGAACCAGTAGTGCATTTGGTCCAAGATTCAATGGACAACTATATTATCAATATGATCCAACAGTTGAAGGACAATCTCCTGAAAGACGTCCATGGGTAGCACAGCCCAACAATATCAAAGACTTCTGGAGAACAGGGTCTACCATCACTAATAATATTTCATTAGAAAGTGGAAATGAAAATGGTTCGGTAAGAGCATCACTCACACACTCTAAAAATGAATGGATCATGCCGAATACTGGTTTCGAAAGAGTAACTGCGGCTTTAAGTGTTAGTCAAAAAGTGTCTGATAAATTGCGCTTTGTTTCTAAAGTAAACTACACCAACAAAACCAGCGATAATTTACCTGCAACGGGTTACAACAATCAGTCAATTGCGTATTTCATGATTTTCCAAAATCCAAACGTAGACTTAAGTTGGTATAGACCTATCTGGAAAAAAGGGCAGGAACAAATTGATCAGGTACATCCCTTCAGCAGTTTTATTGACAACCCATATTTGATTGCTTATGAAATGACCAATGGAGTTAGAAGCAATGCCTTCTTAGCCAATATGGCAGCCACTTATACTTTCAATAGCAAGTTCAATTTGATGTTGCGTTCTGGTATTGATTTTTCCAGTGAAATTAGAAAGCAACAAAGACCCTATTCGTCTGCTAACTACTTAAGAGGTTTTTATAAAGAACAAAATATTCAGGACTATGAAATCAATACTGACTTCTTATTATCCTATAAGGACAAAATTGGTTCTGACATTAATGTAACCGCTTCTGTTGGTGGTAATGCCATGAGTACAAAATACTCCAGAGTAGACGCCAGTGTGATTGGCTTGGTTATTCCGGGCGTATATATGTTAAGCAATGGGGTTGGAACACCGGAAGTAGTGAATGTTGCCAGAAACAAAAAGGTAAACAGTTTATATGGAACAGCATCTTTTGCGTATAAGAATAAATGGTTCGTGGATGTAACAGGAAGGAATGACTGGTCAAGCACATTGCCTATTCAAAACAATTCTTTCTTTTACCCTTCTATTAATACCAGTGTTATCCTAAGTGATATCTTACGCTTGCCGGCATCTATTTCATTTGCCAAACTTCGTTTGTCTGCAGCTCAGGTGGGTAACGATACCGATCCATATAAAACAAGCAAATACTATGGAACCAGCCCATTCCCTGGTTCTGGATCAGTACCAACACTTTTGCACAACGTGAATTTTAAACCAGAAATTTCTACCAACTATGAAGCAGGTCTGGATATTCGTTTGTTCAAGAGCAGACTGAATCTGGATCTTACTTACTACAGCAATACTACCCGAAACCAGATTTTGGAAGTTCCTTTAGATCCAACAACTGGATATTCCAGAGCAGTATTGAATGCAGGAGCTGTTAGAAACAGAGGAATAGAAGTGGTATTAACCGGAAGCATCATTAAAAAGAAAAACTTTAGCTGGACTTCAATTTTAACATGGGCAAAAAACCAAAACCGTGTACTTGAATTGGCGGAAGGAATGGAAGGAAAACAAGATATTGGTTATGGCGGTAATGCAACCATTCAAGCCAGAGTAGGAGGTACAACCGGTGATATTTATGGATTTGGCTTTTTGCGTTCACCTGATGGACAAATTGTTTACAATGCAGCAACAGGTTTGCCTGCACGTCCCCAGGAAATTCAATACATCGGGTCTGCTTATGCAGATTGGAAAGGCGGTATCAGAAATGAATTTACCTATAAAAATTATCGATTCAGCTTTTTGGTAGATGGACAATTGGGTGGCATGATTTATTCTCAGAGTCATCATAAAATGATGGAACAGGGAAAACTAAAATCAAGCCTGCCTGGTCGTGAAGAGAATTATATTATTGGCGTTGGAGTTGTTCAGAACCCCGACAAATCCTATTCACCCAATACTACCAAAGTATTACCTGTTGATTACTACGGAGACTATTACAGAAGAGCCAATGTAGAGTCCAATTCCTTCGATGCTTCTTATTTAAAATTGCGAGAGGCAAGGTTAGAATACAATTTCCCTAAAACGCTTTTAGGTAAGTCTTTCTTTAAACAAGTAAGTGTGGCATTATATGGAAGAGACCTATTCATGATTTCAAGCTTCCCTGTTTTTGATCCAGAAACCGCCGCATTAAATGGTTCCACCATTTTGCCGGGTGTTGAAATGGGACAATTACCGTCTAGCAGAACCATTGGAGCTAATATCACCGTTAAGTTTTAA
- a CDS encoding S9 family peptidase translates to MRKILLLLSLAYVYAGYSQTLTVDHIMRDPKWMGTSPSNAFWSHDSKTVYFNWNPQQQVSDSLYAFAITATAPEKANSNILERNNALNNAVYNSAGTQMVYGFRGDIYWTEIKTNKTTRVTQTEEQEFNPSFILNDEWIAFNKSGNLFGWHTKSGVLMQLTNIGSGGSSTGANFNRSSGSINTQTQDGWLQQQQLDLFEVLKERKEKRDLRNEYLRKNRIVYNDTIKRIATGDKMMQGLQISPDARFVTYRLYQVPSGNKSTIVPDYVTESGYTTDLNTRTKVGNALGKFEFYVWDRQRDTLMLIKTDAIPGIQDLPDYAKDYPKKYEGKKPTNRPVAIYGPYWNASGTFAIVDIRSQDNKDRWIMQLDAASGKLVPIDRQRDEAWIAGPGIGGGNFGTRIGWVNNDQFYFQSEATGYSHLYIYDTKTQSKKALSSGNYEVQELRLSKNKQFFYLLTNETHPGKQNWYRIKIDGTGKERITPWEGGYEVSMSPDEKWIAYRYSYINKPWELYVQENAPGKKPIQVTNLSMSDEFKKYNWKEPKVTTIPARDGQSIYARIYEPAPEKKNGAAVFFVHGAGYLQNVHYWWSSYFREYMFNNLLADKGYTVIDIDYRASSGYGRDWRTGIYRHMGGKDLTDHVDAAEYLVKNYGIDKNRIGLYGGSYGGFITLMGLFTTPDVFKAGAALRPVTDWAHYNHGYTANILNEPVQDSIAYAKSSPINFASGLKNHLLICHGMVDVNVHFQDVVRLSQKLIELKKDNWELAVYPMEDHGFVEPSSWTDEYKRILKLFEERLK, encoded by the coding sequence ATGAGAAAAATATTGCTATTGCTTTCGCTGGCTTATGTATATGCCGGCTATTCGCAGACTTTAACTGTTGACCATATTATGCGAGATCCTAAATGGATGGGGACCTCTCCATCTAACGCATTCTGGAGCCATGACAGTAAAACGGTTTACTTTAACTGGAATCCTCAACAACAAGTATCAGATTCATTGTATGCTTTTGCCATTACTGCAACTGCGCCTGAAAAAGCAAATAGCAATATTCTTGAAAGAAATAATGCACTGAATAATGCGGTGTACAATTCGGCCGGAACACAGATGGTATATGGCTTTCGTGGCGATATATATTGGACAGAAATTAAAACAAACAAAACAACCAGGGTAACACAAACCGAAGAACAGGAGTTCAATCCTTCCTTTATTTTAAACGACGAATGGATTGCCTTCAACAAGTCTGGTAACTTATTTGGATGGCATACAAAATCAGGCGTGCTGATGCAGCTAACAAATATTGGAAGCGGGGGGAGTTCAACTGGCGCTAATTTCAATCGTTCATCTGGCTCTATCAACACCCAAACACAGGATGGATGGTTGCAGCAACAGCAACTCGATTTATTTGAAGTCTTGAAAGAAAGAAAAGAAAAAAGAGACCTGCGCAATGAATATCTGAGAAAAAACAGAATCGTTTATAATGATACCATTAAGCGAATTGCAACAGGCGATAAAATGATGCAGGGCCTGCAGATCAGTCCTGATGCACGTTTCGTTACCTACAGATTGTATCAGGTACCTTCTGGAAATAAATCTACTATTGTTCCGGATTATGTAACCGAGTCTGGATATACTACAGACCTAAACACAAGAACCAAAGTGGGCAATGCATTAGGCAAATTTGAATTTTATGTGTGGGACAGACAGCGTGATACTTTGATGTTGATAAAAACAGATGCCATACCTGGCATTCAGGATTTACCCGATTATGCAAAAGATTATCCGAAAAAATACGAAGGCAAAAAACCTACCAATAGACCCGTTGCCATTTATGGACCTTACTGGAATGCAAGTGGAACATTTGCAATTGTTGATATCCGTTCACAGGACAATAAAGACAGATGGATTATGCAATTGGATGCGGCTTCCGGAAAACTAGTTCCGATTGATCGTCAAAGAGATGAAGCATGGATTGCGGGTCCTGGAATTGGTGGGGGCAATTTCGGAACGAGAATTGGCTGGGTAAACAATGATCAGTTTTATTTTCAAAGTGAAGCAACTGGTTATTCACACTTATATATATACGACACAAAAACACAGAGTAAGAAAGCGCTTAGTTCCGGAAACTATGAAGTGCAGGAATTGCGCTTAAGTAAGAACAAACAATTTTTTTATTTACTGACCAATGAAACCCATCCAGGAAAACAGAACTGGTACCGAATTAAAATTGACGGAACTGGAAAAGAAAGAATCACTCCATGGGAAGGTGGCTATGAAGTAAGTATGAGTCCCGATGAAAAATGGATTGCGTATCGTTACTCTTATATTAATAAGCCCTGGGAATTATATGTGCAGGAGAACGCTCCGGGTAAAAAACCCATTCAGGTTACCAATCTTTCCATGAGCGATGAATTTAAAAAGTACAACTGGAAAGAACCCAAAGTAACCACTATACCAGCCAGAGACGGACAATCCATTTATGCAAGAATTTATGAACCCGCACCGGAAAAGAAAAACGGAGCTGCTGTATTTTTTGTACATGGTGCCGGCTATCTGCAAAATGTGCATTACTGGTGGAGCAGTTATTTCAGAGAATACATGTTTAATAATTTATTAGCAGACAAAGGATATACAGTCATTGATATAGACTACAGAGCCAGCAGCGGATATGGCAGAGATTGGAGAACGGGCATCTACAGACATATGGGTGGCAAAGATTTAACAGACCACGTGGATGCGGCCGAATACCTGGTAAAAAATTATGGTATCGACAAAAACAGAATTGGATTGTACGGTGGTTCTTATGGAGGCTTTATTACCTTGATGGGATTGTTCACAACACCGGATGTATTTAAAGCGGGTGCAGCACTAAGACCAGTAACAGACTGGGCACATTACAATCACGGATATACGGCCAATATTTTAAATGAACCAGTGCAAGACTCCATAGCCTATGCAAAATCTTCACCAATCAATTTTGCATCTGGTTTAAAAAATCATTTATTGATTTGTCATGGTATGGTAGATGTGAATGTGCATTTTCAGGATGTGGTACGCTTATCGCAAAAACTGATTGAATTAAAAAAAGACAACTGGGAGTTGGCAGTGTATCCCATGGAAGATCATGGATTTGTAGAACCTAGTAGTTGGACCGATGAGTATAAAAGAATTTTAAAATTATTTGAAGAGCGATTAAAGTAA
- the nadD gene encoding nicotinate (nicotinamide) nucleotide adenylyltransferase — protein MKIGLYFGSFNPIHTGHLIIASHVLNETNLQQLWLVVSPQNPFKQEHSLLSEYHRLHLATLAVEDDERLRASDIEFKLPKPSYTIDTMVYLKEKYPQHEFTIIIGSDSFQNIQKWKNASILLAEYSFVIYNRPGFIATIPDGAKAVILDAPMLSISATHIRNNIKEGKSIQYLVPEKVREYIEANHYYK, from the coding sequence ATGAAAATCGGCCTCTACTTTGGTTCTTTCAATCCTATACATACGGGGCATTTAATCATTGCCAGTCATGTTTTGAATGAAACCAATTTGCAGCAACTCTGGCTGGTAGTGTCGCCCCAGAATCCATTTAAACAGGAACATAGTTTATTGAGTGAATATCACCGGCTTCATCTTGCAACACTGGCCGTTGAAGACGATGAACGCTTAAGAGCTTCGGATATTGAATTCAAATTACCCAAACCCTCTTATACCATTGATACGATGGTATATTTAAAAGAAAAATATCCCCAACACGAGTTCACGATTATTATAGGATCAGATAGTTTTCAGAATATTCAGAAATGGAAAAACGCATCTATCCTTCTGGCCGAATATTCTTTTGTAATTTATAACCGACCTGGATTTATTGCCACCATTCCAGATGGTGCAAAAGCGGTGATTCTGGATGCACCCATGCTTTCTATTTCTGCAACCCATATCCGAAACAATATTAAAGAAGGAAAAAGCATTCAGTATTTGGTTCCCGAAAAAGTAAGGGAATATATTGAAGCGAATCATTACTATAAGTAA